One genomic region from Heterodontus francisci isolate sHetFra1 chromosome 39, sHetFra1.hap1, whole genome shotgun sequence encodes:
- the LOC137352738 gene encoding C-X-C chemokine receptor type 3-2-like isoform X2, whose amino-acid sequence MDYSMTQPTNEITTDYYDMLSDYPLPQPCKPIAIGYFNSLFIPIIYSVVFLLGVFGNGMLIFIIARHKQSRTITDTFILHLAIADLLLVITLPFWMVEAVNGWVFGNAMCKITGGVFALNLYSSILFLVCIGFDRYLAIVHAIHMYKKRKPIYIDGTCLFVWVFCLLLAVVDLVFREVYKPSYSEMNICTYSFNLESAENWKIALRLLHHSIGFFIPVAAMLYCYCMIFRTLWHAQIFERQKTLKLVIAIVVVFIACWLPYNIVLVVDTLQSLGAIETHCAMLNTLDTSRTVTQSLGLIHSCLNPLLYAFIGVKFRHEMVRVLAEVSHLKMPHVISRQSSRERGSSSTY is encoded by the coding sequence GATTATTATGATATGCTAAGTGACTACCCACTTCCCCAGCCTTGCAAACCCATAGCGATAGGATATTTCAACAGTCTCTTCATACCGATTATCTACTCTGTCGTGTTCTTACTGGGCGTGTTCGGCAATGGGATGTTGATCTTCATCATTGCTCGACACAAGCAATCCAGAACCATCACGGACACATTCATCCTTCACTTGGCCATCGCGGATCTCCTCCTGGTCATCACGCTCCCCTTCTGGATGGTGGAGGCAGTCAATGGTTGGGTGTTTGGCAACGCCATGTGCAAAATAACTGGTGGGGTCTTTGCCCTCAACCTGTACAGCAGCATCCTCTTCCTGGTGTGCATCGGCTTCGACCGATACCTCGCCATTGTCCATGCCATCCACATGTACAAGAAACGCAAACCCATTTACATCGATGGCACCTGCCTCTTTGTCTGGGTCTTCTGCCTCCTGCTGGCGGTAGTCGATCTTGTCTTCCGTGAAGTCTACAAGCCCAGCTACTCGGAAATGAACATCTGCACTTACTCATTCAACCTGGAGAGCGCGGAGAATTGGAAGATTGCCCTCCGTCTGCTCCATCACTCCATTGGCTTCTTCATCCCAGTGGCTGCCATGCTTTACTGTTATTGCATGATCTTCAGAACTCTATGGCACGCACAGATCTTCGAGAGGCAGAAGACCCTGAAGTTGGTCATCGCCATCGTGGTGGTTTTTATCGCCTGCTGGCTGCCGTACAACATTGTGCTCGTTGTAGACACCCTCCAGTCGCTGGGCGCCATCGAAACCCACTGCGCCATGCTGAACACCCTGGACACCAGCCGCACCGTGACCCAGAGCCTCGGGCTCATCCACTCCTGCCTAAACCCGCTCCTTTACGCCTTCATCGGAGTCAAGTTCCGTCACGAGATGGTGAGGGTCTTGGCGGAGGTCAGCCATCTGAAGATGCCTCACGTCATCAGTCGCCAGAGTAGCAGAGAGCGGGGCAGCTCCTCCACTTACTGA
- the LOC137352738 gene encoding C-X-C chemokine receptor type 3-2-like isoform X1, with amino-acid sequence MDYSMTQPTNEITTDYYYDYYDGIDALDFLNKQPCRPIVVEKFVRIFVPVLYSLVLFLGVLGNGMVILIIARYKRARRTITDTFILHLAIADLLLVFTLPFWAVEAVNGWVFGNTMCKLVGAIFAINLYSSILFLVCISFDRYLAIVHAIHMYKKRKPIYIHVTCFVVWVFCFMLAMVDLIFRKEYSSSYLNSTVCTYIFDPASAGAWNLSIRVAHHTIAFFMPMAAMLYCYCMIFKTLCHTQMFERQKTLKVVIAIVVVFIACWLPYNMVLFVDTLQSLGAIDTYCAMLNILDISRTVTQSLGLIHSCLNPLLYAFIGVKFRHEMVRVLVGIGCLKKKVLVSQRQRKNKRASFAISDSETSTSYSTIW; translated from the coding sequence GACTACTACTACGATTACTATGATGGTATCGATGCTCTTGATTTTTTAAACAAGCAACCCTGCAGACCCATTGTAGTCGAGAAATTTGTCCGAATCTTTGTGCCTGTTCTATACTCCCTTGTGCTTTTCTTGGGCGTTCTTGGGAATGGGATGGTAATTCTCATCATTGCCCGCTACAAGAGAGCTCGGAGGACCATCACGGACACGTTCATCCTTCATCTGGCCATCGCGGATCTCCTTCTGGTCTTCACTCTCCCCTTCTGGGCAGTGGAGGCAGTCAACGGTTGGGTCTTTGGCAACACCATGTGCAAGCTGGTTGGCGCCATCTTTGCCATCAACCTGTACAGCAGCATCCTCTTCCTGGTGTGCATTAGCTTTGACCGGTACCTCGCCATTGTCCATGCCATCCACATGTACAAGAAACGTAAACCCATTTACATCCACGTCACCTGCTTTGTCGTCTGGGTCTTCTGTTTCATGCTGGCAATGGTCGATCTCATTTTCCGCAAGGAGTACAGTTCGTCTTACCTGAACTCAACAGTGTGCACCTACATATTTGACCCAGCTAGCGCCGGTGCCTGGAACCTAAGCATCCGGGTAGCACACCACACCATTGCTTTCTTCATGCCAATGGCTGCCATGCTTTACTGTTATTGCATGATCTTCAAGACTCTTTGTCACACGCAGATGTTCGAGAGGCAGAAGACCCTGAAAGTGGTCATCGCCATCGTGGTGGTTTTTATCGCCTGCTGGCTGCCGTACAACATGGTGCTCTTTGTCGACACCCTCCAGTCGCTGGGCGCCATCGACACCTACTGCGCCATGCTGAACATCCTGGACATCAGCCGCACCGTGACCCAGAGCCTCGGGCTCATCCACTCCTGCCTAAACCCGCTCCTTTACGCCTTCATCGGGGTCAAGTTCCGTCACGAGATGGTGAGGGTCTTGGTGGGCATCGGTTGCTTGAAGAAGAAGGTTTTGGTGAGTCAGCGGCAAAGAAAAAATAAGCGGGCGTCCTTCGCCATCTCCGACTCGGAAACCTCAACCTCCTACTCGACGATTTGGTAG